Sequence from the Terriglobales bacterium genome:
TTTTTGCCCACTCTGTCGGCTGCGCAGACGGCTCATAGCAACTACCAACCCTCTGCTGAAAATCTCAAAGCTCGCCGGCAATTCCAGGACGACAAGTTTGGAATGTTCATCCATTGGGGCGTATACAGCGTGCTCGGCGATGGCGAATGGGTCTTTCATAACCGCAAGCTCACCGTCCACGAGTACGATCGGCTGCCTGCGTTCTTCGATCCGGAGAAGTTCGACGCCAGGGCCTGGGTTGCGCTGGCGAAGTCGGCAGGAATGAAGTACATCACCATCACTTCGCGCCATCACGACGGTTTCGCGATGTTCGATTCCAAAGTTTCAGATTGGAACATCGTAAAGCGCACGCCTTACGGCAAAGACCCACTCAAGATGCTGGCCGACGAATGTCATCGCGAGGGCATCAAGCTGTTCTTCTATTACTCGCAACTGGACTGGCACAATCCCGATTATTATCCGCGTGGGAGAACGGCGATCGATTGGGACAACGGTCGTCCGAATCACGGCGATTGGAACGCGTACATCAACGATTACATGGACGGCCAGCTTCGTGAGCTGCTCACCAACTATGGACCAATCGGCGGCATCTGGTTCGACGGCATGTGGGACAAGCCCGATGCCGACTGGCAACTCGAAAAGACGTACGCGCTCATTCATCAGCTTCAACCCGCGGCGCTCATCATCCCCAATCACCATGAGGCGCCGAAGCCCGGTGAAGATGTTCAGACCTTCGAGCGCGATCTTCCCGGCAGAAATACTGCGGGATTCAACACCACGGTAGTAGACACGGCGTTGCCCCTCGAGAGCAGTAACACTTTGAACAACTCATGGGGATTCAATATCGGCGACAGCAAATACAAAAGCCCAGAGACCGTGGAAGAAATGCTGGTGCGCGCAGCGGGCAACAACTCCAATTTGCTGCTCAACATCGGTCCAATGCCGAATGGCGAGATCCAGCAGGAGTTTGTTGATCGTTTACATGCGGTAGGCGAATGGCTTACGCGTTACGGCGATTCGATCTACGGCACACGCGGTGGTCCGATCGCGCCGGCAGACTGGGGCGTTACCACGCAGAAGGCTGACAAGATCTTCGTCCACGTGCTCAATTGGAATGCTCCGCTTCTGGCATTGCCGCCCATTCCGGGAACCATCAGCAGCGCTCAACTTCTTGTAAATGGCATGCGCGTGCCCTTTACTCAGCGTGACAACGGAATCGTTCTGAATCTACCTGCTGCGACGAAGGACGAAGTAGATCGTGTGGTGGTGCTGGTAATCTCTGGCGCACACAATTAGGAACCGTGGATCTATCAGTGCCGTTCTATCTGCTGCGGCAGACGGTGCTGACCAATCGAAACTGCACCTATGCGGCTTGCTTCACCGTTCCCTTGCGTTTTGAACGGAGCTTGCGCAGTCTCGTTCCGATTCGATTCGAGATCGTGAACAGCTGCCCGGCGGTAACACCAAACGCCACGTGATGGTGTCCTACGGCAGCCATGCCCATCGAAGCCACGCACCCACACTGGGAGCAGTCGGGTCGGCCCCCGAGCTGGCAGGGAACTACCTGCGTTTTCAAATCGGCAGAGATGATCGTAGTGGTCTGAGCGAATATGCAGTCCTCCGGAGATTCCGGGGGATTCGCGAACTCCTGAATCTGGGCGTCGTACATATCGAGCTTTGGGTAGAGCATGCGTAAGCGACGGAGTTCGGCGATGCACTGTGCGCGCTGCGACGGCGACAGTATCTCCTCAGCCTGCTCGCCAATCTGCGGCGTAAAGATGCTCATCCAGACCTTCCGCACCTCGGGCCTTTCCGTCCAAAACTGGAGAAAGCGCTCCAGATAAGTCGGATCACGCATCATCTGCGAGGTGATCGTGCAATGGACGGTCACTCGGTGGCCGGCAATGTTTTTCAAAATTCGTTCATACGTTGCCGGCTTGCGCCGTGCATCGTGCTCCGGCTGCAAGCCATCGATGGAAACAACGATTCCAACTTTGGAATACCGCGCCCACTCTCGGGGAATTGTTCGGAAGGCGCTGGTCACAATCTGGAGGAAAATACCTCGTTTGTGCAGTTCAGGAACAATCAGGCTGAGTTCCCGAAAGCGGACCAAAGGATCGCCCCCCACGATCGACACGTGCAACGGCCGGTAACTGTCCACGAGCTTGATGACCTTATCTACGAGCTCATTGGTTTTGTAATCGCTGAGGTCGCGCAAGTTGGTGCCTTCACCCACATGG
This genomic interval carries:
- a CDS encoding alpha-L-fucosidase — translated: MTSLRRLALLLTSVALFLPTLSAAQTAHSNYQPSAENLKARRQFQDDKFGMFIHWGVYSVLGDGEWVFHNRKLTVHEYDRLPAFFDPEKFDARAWVALAKSAGMKYITITSRHHDGFAMFDSKVSDWNIVKRTPYGKDPLKMLADECHREGIKLFFYYSQLDWHNPDYYPRGRTAIDWDNGRPNHGDWNAYINDYMDGQLRELLTNYGPIGGIWFDGMWDKPDADWQLEKTYALIHQLQPAALIIPNHHEAPKPGEDVQTFERDLPGRNTAGFNTTVVDTALPLESSNTLNNSWGFNIGDSKYKSPETVEEMLVRAAGNNSNLLLNIGPMPNGEIQQEFVDRLHAVGEWLTRYGDSIYGTRGGPIAPADWGVTTQKADKIFVHVLNWNAPLLALPPIPGTISSAQLLVNGMRVPFTQRDNGIVLNLPAATKDEVDRVVVLVISGAHN
- a CDS encoding radical SAM protein; the protein is MQTKEVFQAWGKILTGQKPSLSIEITKECPLRCPGCYAFADGHVGEGTNLRDLSDYKTNELVDKVIKLVDSYRPLHVSIVGGDPLVRFRELSLIVPELHKRGIFLQIVTSAFRTIPREWARYSKVGIVVSIDGLQPEHDARRKPATYERILKNIAGHRVTVHCTITSQMMRDPTYLERFLQFWTERPEVRKVWMSIFTPQIGEQAEEILSPSQRAQCIAELRRLRMLYPKLDMYDAQIQEFANPPESPEDCIFAQTTTIISADLKTQVVPCQLGGRPDCSQCGCVASMGMAAVGHHHVAFGVTAGQLFTISNRIGTRLRKLRSKRKGTVKQAA